A window of the Mannheimia granulomatis genome harbors these coding sequences:
- a CDS encoding sucrose-specific PTS transporter subunit IIBC has product MNFSKIAEQTIAKLGGKDNITTLAHCATRLRLTLADESKVDKEGIENIEGVKGQFSTSGQYQIIFGSGTVNSVHAEMQKQMGIGDMSTSDVAAAGAANQPLLQRLVKGLADIFVPIIPAIVAGGLLMGIHSMLTSVGFFWEGESVVSRYPAIADLVDFINTIANAPFVFLPVLLGFSATRKFGGNPFLGAALGMLLVHPALADGWNYAKTLMEGNIKYWNVLGLEIEKVGYQGTVIPTIVSAWVLATLEKTFRRFVPSYLDNLVTPMFSLFIAGVLAFTIIGPIGRQAGDLITHGLTWLYDTLGFIGGGVFGTFYAPIVITGMHQTFIAVETQLLTNMAISGGTFIFPIAAMSNIAQGAACLGVAFALKDAKVRGLAVPSGISALLGITEPAMFGVNLRYRQAFIAAMIGSGLSSAFIAFFNVKAQALGAAGFLGIPSIKPDSLAMYSVGMAISFVVAFTISVIWVKKAHSK; this is encoded by the coding sequence ATGAATTTTTCAAAAATCGCTGAACAGACGATTGCCAAATTAGGTGGCAAAGACAACATCACAACTCTTGCACATTGTGCAACCAGACTTCGTTTAACTCTTGCAGATGAAAGTAAAGTAGATAAAGAAGGTATTGAAAACATCGAAGGCGTAAAAGGTCAATTCTCAACTTCCGGTCAATACCAAATTATCTTCGGTTCAGGCACAGTAAACAGCGTGCATGCCGAAATGCAAAAACAGATGGGTATTGGCGATATGTCTACTTCTGATGTGGCAGCAGCCGGTGCAGCAAATCAACCATTACTACAACGTTTAGTAAAAGGTTTAGCGGATATTTTCGTGCCAATTATTCCTGCTATCGTGGCGGGCGGTCTTTTAATGGGTATCCACTCGATGCTCACCTCTGTTGGATTTTTCTGGGAAGGAGAATCTGTTGTCAGCCGTTATCCGGCAATTGCGGATTTAGTAGATTTCATTAACACTATTGCCAACGCACCATTCGTATTCTTACCGGTGCTACTGGGTTTCTCTGCAACCCGTAAATTCGGCGGTAATCCGTTCTTAGGTGCAGCACTTGGTATGTTATTAGTTCACCCGGCATTGGCTGATGGCTGGAACTATGCGAAAACCTTAATGGAAGGCAACATTAAATATTGGAATGTGTTAGGTTTAGAAATTGAGAAAGTGGGCTATCAAGGTACGGTCATTCCAACTATTGTCTCTGCTTGGGTGTTGGCAACACTTGAAAAAACTTTCCGCCGTTTCGTGCCAAGCTATTTGGATAACTTGGTTACCCCAATGTTCTCGTTGTTTATCGCAGGTGTGTTAGCGTTCACAATTATCGGCCCAATCGGTCGCCAAGCAGGTGATTTAATCACTCATGGTTTAACTTGGTTGTACGATACTTTAGGCTTTATCGGTGGCGGTGTGTTCGGGACATTCTATGCCCCAATTGTTATCACAGGTATGCACCAAACCTTTATCGCGGTGGAAACCCAATTACTCACCAATATGGCGATTTCAGGCGGTACTTTCATCTTCCCAATCGCGGCAATGTCTAACATTGCACAAGGTGCAGCCTGCTTAGGTGTAGCATTTGCGTTAAAAGATGCCAAAGTGCGTGGTTTAGCGGTGCCTTCCGGTATCTCTGCATTATTAGGCATCACTGAGCCTGCCATGTTTGGGGTGAACTTACGCTACCGCCAAGCCTTTATCGCGGCGATGATAGGCTCGGGCTTATCCAGTGCATTTATCGCTTTCTTTAATGTAAAAGCACAAGCATTAGGTGCCGCAGGCTTCTTAGGGATTCCGTCAATCAAACCGGATAGCCTTGCGATGTATTCTGTCGGTATGGCGATTTCATTCGTAGTGGCATTTACCATTTCTGTAATCTGGGTGAAAAAAGCACACTCAAAATAA
- the map gene encoding type I methionyl aminopeptidase, whose amino-acid sequence MKNIPLRNEEEIQKLREACKLASDVLVMIKPYVKEGMTTGELDKICHDYILQNGATSACLGYHGFPKSVCISLNEVVCHGIPSDDKKLKKGDILNIDVTVIKDGYYGDNSMMYVVGEPSVRDQRLMDVTLESLYIGIRTVKAGIRLKEIGTAIQKYVEKEGFSVVREYCGHGIGSEFHCEPQVVHYAADDGGVVLKEGMVFTIEPMVNAGKKEVRLMGDGWTVKTKDRSHSAQYEHQIVVTKEGCEVLTIRDEEIESGCISRIMKNS is encoded by the coding sequence ATGAAGAATATCCCGTTAAGAAATGAAGAAGAAATTCAAAAACTGCGTGAAGCCTGTAAATTAGCTTCAGATGTATTAGTGATGATTAAGCCTTATGTAAAAGAAGGAATGACTACCGGTGAATTAGATAAAATTTGCCACGATTATATTTTGCAAAATGGAGCAACTTCAGCCTGTTTAGGCTATCACGGCTTTCCCAAATCGGTTTGTATTTCTCTAAATGAAGTAGTTTGTCATGGTATTCCAAGTGATGATAAAAAACTGAAAAAGGGAGATATTTTAAATATTGATGTGACGGTCATTAAAGACGGCTACTATGGTGATAACTCAATGATGTATGTTGTAGGTGAGCCAAGTGTACGAGATCAGCGTTTAATGGATGTTACGCTTGAGTCTCTTTATATCGGTATTCGTACGGTAAAAGCCGGCATTCGATTGAAAGAAATTGGCACAGCGATTCAAAAATATGTGGAAAAAGAAGGTTTCTCAGTGGTACGTGAATATTGTGGCCATGGAATAGGCTCAGAATTCCACTGCGAGCCACAAGTAGTTCACTACGCAGCAGATGATGGTGGTGTGGTACTCAAAGAAGGTATGGTCTTTACTATTGAACCAATGGTTAATGCAGGGAAGAAAGAAGTTCGCTTAATGGGTGATGGCTGGACGGTGAAAACTAAGGATAGAAGCCATTCGGCACAATATGAACATCAAATTGTAGTCACTAAAGAAGGCTGTGAAGTACTGACCATTCGTGATGAGGAAATTGAGTCCGGGTGTATTTCTCGTATTATGAAAAATAGCTAA
- a CDS encoding 7-cyano-7-deazaguanine/7-aminomethyl-7-deazaguanine transporter produces the protein MNLTTYFSDENKRRSLILLSLFHIFIIAISNYLVQISFEVQVPFTELMIPTTWGTLTFPFIFLATDLTVRVFGAVLARKIIFVVMFPALIISYVISVLFFETQFQGFSALADFNFFVFRIALASFAAYLVGQLLDVFVFNSLRQGKHWWLAPMCSTIFGTLIDTFVFFAVAFHESSDEYMAEHWFTIGSVDYAFKLFVSLLLFLPLYGVMLNFIMKKLDLK, from the coding sequence ATGAACCTTACAACTTATTTTTCGGATGAGAACAAACGTCGTTCTCTTATTTTACTTTCACTTTTTCACATTTTTATCATCGCAATCAGCAACTATTTAGTGCAAATTAGCTTTGAAGTTCAAGTGCCGTTTACGGAGTTGATGATCCCGACAACGTGGGGAACTTTAACATTTCCTTTTATTTTCTTGGCAACCGATTTAACTGTGCGTGTATTTGGTGCTGTGCTTGCCAGAAAAATTATTTTTGTGGTGATGTTTCCGGCATTGATTATTAGCTATGTGATTTCAGTCTTATTCTTTGAAACCCAATTTCAAGGATTTTCCGCATTAGCAGATTTTAATTTCTTTGTCTTTCGTATTGCATTAGCCAGTTTTGCTGCCTATTTGGTTGGGCAATTATTGGATGTATTTGTGTTTAATAGCTTACGGCAAGGCAAGCATTGGTGGCTTGCGCCAATGTGTTCAACCATTTTTGGTACTTTAATTGATACTTTCGTCTTTTTCGCTGTGGCGTTTCATGAAAGCAGTGATGAATATATGGCAGAGCATTGGTTTACTATTGGCTCTGTTGATTATGCTTTTAAACTCTTTGTAAGCCTTCTACTATTTTTACCGCTTTATGGTGTGATGTTAAATTTCATTATGAAGAAATTAGATTTGAAATAG
- a CDS encoding pirin family protein: protein MLQLRKANERGNGSFDWLESYHTFSFANYYDPKHIHFSHLRVINEDFIAPNHGFGKHPHDNMEILTYVLNGRVAHEDSMGNKTEVKAGEFQIMSAGTGVFHSEVNPDAEQTLHLYQIWIIPNQKDVTPRYSQDQFAPKEGATLILSPNAEAGSFKIYQDMKLWRYQYPTAKADKISLDANRSYWLQVVKGNLIVNGVELHTSDALGIRQETALEIAAQGDMEFLLFDLV, encoded by the coding sequence ATGTTACAACTTAGAAAAGCAAACGAACGTGGCAATGGATCTTTTGACTGGCTTGAGAGCTACCATACTTTTTCATTTGCAAATTATTACGATCCGAAACACATTCATTTTTCACATTTACGTGTAATCAATGAGGACTTTATAGCTCCCAATCATGGCTTTGGGAAACATCCCCACGATAATATGGAAATTTTAACTTATGTATTAAATGGCCGCGTTGCACATGAAGATAGTATGGGCAATAAAACTGAAGTAAAGGCAGGTGAATTTCAGATTATGTCAGCAGGTACAGGAGTTTTCCATTCAGAAGTCAATCCAGATGCTGAGCAAACCCTACATCTTTATCAAATTTGGATTATTCCAAACCAAAAGGATGTTACGCCTCGCTATAGCCAAGACCAATTCGCGCCTAAAGAAGGAGCGACTTTGATTCTTTCACCAAATGCAGAAGCAGGCTCATTTAAAATTTATCAGGATATGAAATTATGGCGCTACCAATACCCAACGGCTAAAGCCGATAAAATCAGCTTAGATGCAAACCGTAGCTACTGGTTACAAGTAGTAAAAGGAAATTTAATCGTAAACGGGGTGGAACTACACACCAGCGATGCTCTAGGCATTCGCCAAGAAACTGCTCTGGAGATTGCAGCTCAAGGCGATATGGAATTTTTACTGTTTGACTTAGTTTAA
- the hemB gene encoding porphobilinogen synthase translates to MQVIQSQFPLRRMRRLRKHDFSRRLVAENQLTANDLIYPVFVIEGENQRVQVPSMPGVERLTIDQLLLEAAELVKYGVPAVALFPVVGEEKKSLMAEEAYNLEGLVQRAVRALKSAYPELGVITDVALDPFTTHGQDGIIDETGYVLNDVTTEILVKQALSHAQAGADIVAPSDMMDGRIGEIREALEANGFVNTQIMAYSAKYASNYYGPFRDAVGSAGNLKGGNKYTYQVDPANGNEGLHEVAMDIQEGADMVMVKPGMPYLDMVWRVKENFGVPTFAYQVSGEYAMHMAAIQNGWLKERECIMEGLLCFKRAGADGILTYFAKRAAKWLYEDAQAK, encoded by the coding sequence ATGCAAGTGATTCAATCTCAATTCCCTTTACGTCGTATGCGTCGTTTACGCAAACATGATTTCAGCCGCCGTTTGGTAGCGGAAAATCAATTAACGGCAAATGATTTGATTTATCCTGTCTTTGTGATTGAAGGCGAAAATCAACGTGTGCAAGTACCTTCAATGCCAGGGGTGGAGCGATTAACTATCGATCAACTTTTACTTGAGGCAGCAGAATTAGTGAAATATGGTGTGCCTGCAGTGGCATTATTTCCTGTGGTTGGCGAGGAAAAAAAATCCTTAATGGCAGAAGAAGCGTACAATCTGGAAGGCTTGGTACAACGAGCGGTACGAGCATTAAAATCAGCTTATCCTGAATTGGGTGTGATTACCGATGTGGCATTAGATCCATTCACAACTCACGGGCAAGATGGCATTATTGATGAAACAGGCTATGTGTTGAATGATGTGACGACAGAAATATTGGTTAAACAAGCACTTTCTCATGCCCAAGCAGGTGCAGATATTGTTGCTCCAAGCGATATGATGGATGGGCGAATCGGGGAAATTCGTGAAGCGTTGGAAGCCAATGGGTTTGTTAATACTCAAATTATGGCGTATTCAGCTAAATATGCTTCTAACTATTATGGCCCTTTCCGTGATGCGGTAGGTTCAGCAGGTAACTTAAAAGGCGGTAATAAATATACTTACCAAGTTGATCCTGCCAATGGGAATGAAGGTTTACACGAAGTCGCAATGGATATTCAAGAAGGTGCCGATATGGTAATGGTAAAACCGGGAATGCCCTATTTGGATATGGTATGGCGTGTGAAAGAAAACTTCGGTGTGCCAACTTTTGCTTACCAAGTTTCTGGTGAATACGCGATGCACATGGCTGCCATTCAAAACGGTTGGCTAAAAGAGCGTGAATGTATTATGGAAGGCTTGCTCTGTTTTAAACGAGCAGGGGCGGATGGTATCTTAACCTACTTCGCTAAGCGTGCGGCAAAATGGTTGTATGAAGATGCTCAAGCTAAGTAA
- the tatC gene encoding twin-arginine translocase subunit TatC, translated as MAEVDESQPLITHLIELRNRLLRCFLCVLIVFCTLVYWANDIYTLLATPLTDNLPEGATMIATNVATPFFTPIKLTIVVSVFLSVPFILYQIWAFVAPALYKQEKRLVYPLLVSSTLLFYCGVAFAYYVVFPLVFGFLTSTAPEGVTMATDISSYLDFVLTIFMAFGICFEVPVAIILLCWSGVTTPEDLKEKRPYIIVAAFVIGMLLTPPDIFSQTLLAIPMCLLFEVGVLCAKFYRPKDDEEHSEQAAQ; from the coding sequence ATGGCAGAAGTTGATGAATCCCAACCGCTGATCACCCATTTAATTGAGCTGAGAAATCGATTATTACGTTGCTTTTTATGCGTTTTAATCGTTTTTTGTACTCTGGTCTATTGGGCAAACGACATCTATACTTTACTAGCCACACCTTTAACCGATAATTTACCCGAAGGGGCAACGATGATTGCAACGAATGTTGCCACACCGTTTTTTACCCCGATTAAATTAACGATTGTTGTGTCGGTATTTCTGTCCGTTCCTTTTATTCTGTACCAAATTTGGGCGTTTGTTGCACCTGCGCTTTATAAGCAGGAAAAGCGTTTGGTTTATCCGCTGTTAGTTTCAAGTACTTTGTTATTTTATTGCGGTGTTGCGTTTGCCTATTACGTTGTATTCCCATTAGTGTTTGGTTTTCTAACTTCAACGGCTCCGGAAGGGGTAACAATGGCAACGGATATCAGCAGTTATCTTGATTTCGTTTTAACTATTTTTATGGCATTCGGTATCTGTTTTGAGGTGCCGGTAGCGATTATCTTGCTCTGCTGGTCTGGTGTAACCACACCGGAAGATTTAAAGGAAAAACGTCCGTATATTATCGTTGCTGCGTTTGTAATTGGTATGCTACTGACTCCACCGGATATTTTCTCTCAGACTCTATTGGCAATCCCAATGTGTTTGTTGTTTGAAGTAGGTGTGTTATGTGCCAAATTCTATCGGCCAAAAGATGATGAAGAACACTCAGAGCAGGCAGCACAATAA
- the tatB gene encoding Sec-independent protein translocase protein TatB, producing the protein MFDVGFSELVLIMIVGLVVLGPKRMPIAIRTVMGWISAIRGLAANVQNELAQELKLQELKESIKKAEELNIGSLSPELSKTVEDLKMSATQLQDSLNSAKNDFENQAAEVSTAAKLTDEQVAEIQQKIEQESQELEAQELQKNAKNQPLDTDGLDAQLNVDKAENELSADEIAEHAEMDESLLQLESYYPPDDDFAMVEAEQKSEGKNGRS; encoded by the coding sequence GTGTTTGATGTAGGTTTTTCTGAATTAGTATTGATTATGATTGTGGGCTTAGTGGTGCTAGGCCCCAAACGCATGCCGATTGCGATTCGCACCGTAATGGGCTGGATCAGTGCAATTCGAGGTTTAGCCGCAAATGTACAGAATGAACTGGCCCAAGAGCTGAAGCTGCAAGAGTTAAAAGAGAGTATTAAGAAAGCGGAGGAATTGAACATCGGTTCGCTTTCGCCTGAATTAAGCAAAACTGTTGAAGATTTAAAAATGTCGGCAACGCAATTGCAAGACTCTTTAAATTCTGCCAAAAATGACTTTGAGAATCAGGCAGCAGAAGTCAGTACTGCTGCAAAATTAACTGATGAGCAAGTTGCTGAGATCCAACAAAAAATTGAGCAGGAAAGCCAAGAATTAGAAGCGCAAGAATTGCAAAAAAATGCAAAAAATCAACCGCTTGATACTGATGGTTTGGATGCGCAATTAAATGTGGATAAAGCAGAAAACGAACTTTCTGCCGATGAAATTGCAGAGCATGCGGAGATGGACGAATCACTCCTGCAGCTTGAATCTTATTATCCACCGGATGATGATTTTGCAATGGTAGAGGCAGAGCAAAAATCGGAGGGGAAAAATGGCAGAAGTTGA
- the tatA gene encoding Sec-independent protein translocase subunit TatA encodes MGGISIWQLLIVVAIIVLLFGTKKLRTLGSDLGESVKGFKKAMSDEKKDAGFENVEKVEVVEVKERVSTEQQTVVKDKEQV; translated from the coding sequence ATGGGCGGTATTAGTATTTGGCAGCTTCTGATTGTAGTAGCAATCATTGTGTTACTTTTCGGAACAAAAAAATTACGTACTTTAGGTTCTGATTTAGGTGAATCAGTTAAGGGCTTTAAAAAAGCAATGTCTGATGAGAAAAAAGATGCAGGATTTGAGAATGTTGAAAAAGTTGAAGTGGTTGAAGTAAAAGAAAGAGTTTCAACAGAGCAACAAACTGTTGTAAAAGATAAAGAGCAGGTTTAA
- the ubiB gene encoding ubiquinone biosynthesis regulatory protein kinase UbiB has protein sequence MQFKNSRRLYQIIHTFLRYGIDEVILDVPFTRKVKWGRKALFWVKNQHKDKEYGVRLRLALQELGPVWIKLGQMLATRRDLFAPELADQLALLQDKVEPFDGKIARRIMEQALDGSLETWFEDFDENALASASIAQVHTAKFNQNQPLAGKDVVLKVIRPGIEPVIKSDLALMYKLARLIPKLSNDGKRLRAVEVVREYEKTILDELDLLKEMSNAMRLRGNFENSEMLYVPEMYQAFCRKNLIVMERIYGIPVSNIAELEANGTNMKLLAERGVQVFFTQVFRDSFFHADMHAGNIFVNREHPHNPQYIGIDCGIVGTLNHNDKRYLAESFVAFFNRDYRRVALMHVESGWTPPDTDIDKFEQAFREVCEPIFAKPLSEISFGHVLLNLFNVAREFNMEVQPQLVLLQKTLLYIEGLGRQVYPQLDLWQTAKPFLQNWLNEQVGVKAMIRDIKQRLPQYREHFAEFPEAVFKALQQQKQINFRLAEINESLKVQNASKNSRFIVLLLSVTVILGTFWKFESLPLWLSVPLLTLFPLTAILSQRK, from the coding sequence ATGCAATTTAAAAATAGTCGTCGCCTTTACCAGATTATCCACACCTTTTTACGATACGGCATTGATGAGGTAATTTTGGACGTGCCTTTCACCCGCAAAGTGAAGTGGGGGCGTAAAGCGTTATTTTGGGTAAAAAATCAACATAAGGATAAAGAATATGGTGTGCGCTTGCGTTTGGCGTTGCAAGAGCTTGGACCTGTTTGGATTAAATTAGGGCAGATGCTTGCTACCCGCCGAGATCTTTTCGCCCCAGAGCTTGCCGATCAACTAGCCTTATTGCAAGATAAAGTGGAGCCGTTTGATGGCAAAATTGCCCGCCGGATTATGGAACAAGCCTTGGACGGTTCGCTTGAAACTTGGTTTGAGGATTTTGATGAAAATGCGTTGGCATCGGCTTCGATCGCTCAAGTTCATACGGCAAAATTCAATCAAAATCAACCACTTGCCGGCAAAGATGTGGTGTTGAAAGTAATTCGCCCGGGCATTGAACCTGTAATTAAATCTGACTTGGCATTAATGTACAAACTTGCCCGTTTGATTCCGAAATTATCCAATGACGGCAAACGGCTGCGTGCGGTTGAGGTGGTGCGAGAGTATGAAAAAACCATTTTAGACGAACTGGATTTGCTCAAAGAGATGAGTAATGCAATGCGTTTGCGTGGCAATTTTGAAAACAGCGAAATGTTGTATGTGCCGGAAATGTATCAAGCGTTTTGTCGTAAGAATCTGATTGTAATGGAACGTATTTACGGCATTCCAGTGTCGAATATTGCGGAGCTTGAAGCAAATGGTACCAATATGAAATTGCTGGCGGAGCGTGGTGTGCAGGTGTTTTTTACCCAAGTGTTCCGTGACAGTTTTTTCCATGCCGATATGCACGCCGGTAACATTTTCGTCAACCGTGAACATCCGCATAATCCACAATATATTGGTATTGACTGCGGCATTGTTGGTACTTTGAACCATAACGATAAACGCTATTTAGCGGAAAGTTTTGTTGCCTTTTTTAACCGAGATTATCGCCGTGTGGCACTAATGCACGTGGAATCGGGTTGGACACCGCCAGATACCGATATTGATAAATTCGAGCAGGCATTCCGTGAGGTATGTGAGCCGATTTTCGCCAAGCCTTTATCTGAGATTTCTTTTGGGCATGTTTTGCTGAATCTCTTTAATGTCGCTAGAGAATTTAATATGGAAGTGCAGCCGCAATTGGTGTTACTGCAAAAAACCTTACTTTATATTGAAGGCTTGGGTAGACAAGTTTATCCACAGCTCGATTTATGGCAAACGGCAAAACCGTTTTTGCAAAACTGGTTAAATGAGCAAGTGGGCGTAAAGGCGATGATCCGAGACATTAAGCAGCGTTTACCGCAATATCGGGAGCATTTTGCCGAATTCCCTGAAGCTGTATTTAAGGCACTCCAGCAGCAAAAGCAAATTAACTTTAGGCTGGCAGAAATTAATGAGAGTTTAAAAGTACAAAATGCAAGCAAGAACAGTCGCTTTATTGTTCTCTTGCTTTCAGTAACTGTGATCCTTGGCACATTTTGGAAATTTGAGTCTTTGCCTCTGTGGTTGAGTGTGCCATTATTGACCTTATTTCCTCTTACAGCGATTTTGAGTCAACGCAAATAA
- a CDS encoding ubiquinone biosynthesis accessory factor UbiJ — translation MANLQNLTQQLMLPQFAFGLVETAFNALLKRSPHVEPNLRKLSGKVLKIQLTSPKIAFFVLFNEERTDWLGVYEDEVDCSVELAFETLPKLADKQKLTDLINNKSLVLNGDIQVLQHFTALLEQLEKNPAELLSPFVGDVVAQTSTDFAKKLFHKAKAQFTQNNQHLVENLMQERPVLVHRLQAVHFYDQVEELAQQAVKLEQKFTHYVRSSSQQADAQTQAFVQN, via the coding sequence ATGGCAAATTTACAGAATTTAACCCAGCAACTAATGTTACCCCAATTTGCATTTGGTTTAGTTGAAACCGCTTTTAATGCATTACTCAAACGTTCCCCTCACGTTGAGCCAAATTTGCGTAAATTATCGGGAAAAGTATTAAAAATTCAGTTAACATCGCCGAAAATTGCATTTTTTGTATTGTTTAACGAAGAGCGTACCGATTGGTTAGGTGTGTATGAGGATGAGGTAGATTGTTCGGTAGAACTAGCTTTTGAAACGCTACCGAAATTAGCTGATAAACAAAAGCTCACCGATTTAATCAATAATAAATCGCTCGTGCTAAACGGTGATATTCAGGTGTTACAGCATTTTACTGCACTTTTGGAACAGTTGGAAAAAAATCCGGCAGAGCTGCTTTCCCCGTTTGTGGGAGATGTAGTAGCACAAACCTCAACCGATTTCGCCAAAAAATTATTTCATAAAGCTAAGGCTCAATTTACGCAAAATAATCAACATTTAGTTGAGAATTTAATGCAAGAAAGACCGGTGTTGGTTCACCGTTTGCAAGCAGTGCATTTTTACGATCAAGTGGAAGAATTGGCACAACAAGCGGTCAAATTAGAGCAAAAATTTACTCACTACGTTCGCTCTTCGAGCCAGCAAGCTGATGCTCAAACGCAAGCATTTGTGCAAAATTAG
- the ubiE gene encoding bifunctional demethylmenaquinone methyltransferase/2-methoxy-6-polyprenyl-1,4-benzoquinol methylase UbiE, producing MNDEQQSEKNESLSSQVETTHFGFKTVAKEEKQQLVANVFHSVAGKYDLMNDLLSFGIHRVWKRFTIDCSGVRKGQKVLDLAGGTGDFTAKFSRIVGESGEVVLADINSSMLEVGREKLRNLGVVGNVSYVQANAECLPFADNTFDCIVISFGLRNVTDKDKALRSMLRVLKPGGRLLVLEFSKPIIDPISQLYNFYSFNILPKVGEVVVNDAESYRYLAESIRMHPKQDELKAMMENAGFDSVNYYNLSAGIVALHRGYKF from the coding sequence ATGAATGATGAGCAACAATCCGAAAAAAATGAGAGCCTAAGCTCACAGGTGGAGACCACTCATTTTGGCTTTAAAACTGTCGCAAAGGAAGAAAAACAGCAACTTGTGGCAAATGTTTTTCACAGCGTGGCAGGAAAATACGATTTAATGAACGATTTACTTTCATTTGGTATTCACCGCGTTTGGAAACGTTTTACCATTGATTGCAGTGGCGTTCGTAAAGGTCAAAAAGTGTTAGATTTGGCCGGTGGAACGGGCGATTTCACTGCGAAATTTTCTCGTATTGTGGGGGAAAGCGGCGAAGTGGTGCTAGCTGATATTAACAGTTCAATGCTCGAAGTTGGGCGGGAGAAATTACGCAATTTAGGCGTAGTTGGCAATGTGAGCTATGTACAGGCGAACGCTGAATGTTTGCCGTTTGCCGATAATACCTTCGATTGTATTGTGATCAGCTTCGGCCTACGAAATGTGACTGATAAAGATAAAGCTCTTCGCTCAATGTTGCGTGTGTTAAAACCAGGCGGTCGCTTGCTGGTGCTGGAATTCTCCAAGCCGATTATTGACCCAATCAGCCAGCTTTATAATTTCTACTCCTTTAATATTTTACCGAAAGTAGGCGAAGTGGTAGTAAACGATGCGGAAAGTTACCGCTATTTGGCGGAATCTATCCGTATGCACCCGAAACAAGATGAATTGAAAGCAATGATGGAAAATGCCGGCTTTGATAGCGTCAATTACTACAATTTGAGTGCTGGTATTGTGGCATTGCATCGTGGTTACAAATTTTAA
- the corA gene encoding magnesium/cobalt transporter CorA — protein MIRAFALDNARLTSVDETNPTLLNDAIWIDLIDPSDAERSVLENRLDQTLAEEHELEDLEASARFFEDEDGLHLHSFFYCLDDEDYADIATVAFTIRDGRLFTLRDRDLPAFRLYRMRSRREKLIDSNAYELLLDLFETKIEQLADVIEEVYADLEKLSRVILDGKREQDNFNDALSRLTEFEDASSKVRLCLMDTQRALSFLLRKTRLPNNQLEQARDIMRDIESLQPHNESLFQKVNFLMQAAMGYINIEQNRIMKFFSVVSVMFLPATLVASTYGMNFEFMPELHFKYGYPMAIGLMILAASAPYIYFKRKGWL, from the coding sequence ATGATCCGTGCTTTTGCATTAGACAACGCACGTTTAACCAGCGTTGATGAAACTAACCCAACTTTGCTCAATGATGCGATTTGGATAGATCTTATCGACCCTTCTGATGCAGAAAGAAGCGTGCTAGAGAACCGTTTAGATCAAACCCTTGCAGAAGAACACGAATTAGAAGACTTAGAAGCTTCTGCTCGTTTCTTTGAAGACGAAGACGGCTTACACCTTCACTCTTTTTTCTATTGTTTGGATGATGAAGACTACGCTGATATTGCCACCGTTGCTTTTACCATCCGTGATGGGCGCTTATTTACTCTTCGTGATCGCGATTTGCCCGCATTTCGTTTATATCGTATGCGTTCACGCCGCGAAAAGCTGATCGACAGTAATGCTTATGAGCTTTTACTTGACTTATTTGAAACCAAAATTGAGCAGTTAGCCGATGTAATTGAAGAAGTCTATGCCGATTTGGAAAAGTTAAGCCGTGTGATTTTAGATGGTAAACGTGAGCAGGATAACTTTAACGATGCCCTCTCTCGCTTAACTGAATTTGAAGATGCCAGCTCAAAAGTACGTTTGTGTTTGATGGATACCCAACGTGCCTTAAGTTTCTTACTGCGTAAAACACGGTTGCCGAATAATCAACTTGAACAGGCCCGTGATATTATGCGAGATATTGAATCTCTGCAGCCGCATAATGAATCGTTATTCCAGAAGGTGAACTTTTTAATGCAAGCGGCAATGGGTTATATCAATATTGAGCAGAACCGTATTATGAAATTCTTCTCAGTAGTGTCGGTAATGTTCCTACCGGCGACATTGGTTGCCTCTACTTACGGTATGAACTTTGAGTTTATGCCTGAATTACATTTTAAATATGGCTATCCAATGGCGATTGGTTTAATGATTCTCGCTGCATCTGCACCTTACATTTACTTTAAACGTAAGGGTTGGTTATAA